From Aspergillus luchuensis IFO 4308 DNA, chromosome 2, nearly complete sequence:
GGTGACCATTTCTCAATGGACAGTTCTGGCCTTTGAACAAGCTCTGCTTCATCCCTGTACGTTACTGGAAGCTCCCGTTCCTTTCCGCACGGCTTAACGCTATATTGCCTCTTGCCTTGAATACGAGCGCCTTAAAACTGCCACCACTTCTGCGATATGATCTGGCTTGGCCTCTCAGGGCACGTAGGAGTCGATGAACCTCGTATCTCTCACACTGTAGCCTGAATGGTGGCGCAAACCCTTCGTTTGATGCCGGTACTACCTTGTGAATAGCACTTGGGTGCTGCTTCTCGCGGTCGGAAGGCCAATGGGAAATGGTCGCTGACTAGGTCCGACTTCCGCGACTGAAAGTCCCGGTGCTAGGTGAAATTACTCCGTGGAGAAGACTTTTTGACGATAAGCTGCTGGTCCAGACTTTCCCGAGACGCGTAACGCCATGCTGACGTCCACTGTTGACAGGTCGATCATCCGGCCCCTTTCCGTTTCCGCGGCTTCGGCGTTTGCTTCTTCGGGCTGCTTGATCTTTCGGCTTGTGGCATCAAGAAATCAACCCACGCAGGTTACTTCCATCACAAACGAGACCGTCGCCTGATCGTATTGACATGATGTGTATCGTTGTCCATTTCCTGACACTAGGGTTACATTGTGGGTTGTGGGATGTTACCCCTATCGTGAGAACAGTGTTCGGATATTGATAGTAAACTTTCCAGCGTGCCGTCATCACTGCAAGTGTGTTTCAGAGTCTGAAAGCTTTCTGATTCGAGCCCTGTAGCAAtaatgagaagagaaaaagccaaATCTGCAGCAAAGGCTGATGCTGCTACTCTACCTCGTCGGAGATGAGCCAGTTTCCGGTGCCTCACATGGACACGACGAAATGCCTGACTTTGTGCAACATTAGCAATATTGTCGATCTTTGCACAGAGACGAAGCGAAGGCCAGACTCTTGGGCCGGAAGTCCAGCTTGATTACGGATATCCCACATGCCGATATACATGTTTTACACTTTGAACACAACACGCGAGAAGGTAGTTGTCAGTAACTCACTATAAGCACAGGTACACAATCCCATCACGTGGTTGAGTGCAGATCGGCTAGACCGTAAAAGTAGCTCTGTTGACTGTATTCCGCTCATTCATTACTCCGCCAGTCACGTATCATCATACTTTTCAGGTCAACCCCTCTATTACAGTCAGATTACCGAACTGGCTACCATTTTCATCCTTCACAAGTTGGGGAAATGCGCATATCTGTGAGTGATTATACATCATTCAACTTTTGTCTCTACTAGCAGGCATTCCCAGCGTTTTGCAAAATTTTACCATGTATGACTTAGGGATGGTGAAGTATTATGATCGGGAAATACGAGAAAATACCAAGTATCTTTGATTATTTTGGTTGCCTTTAACCTGCTATAAATGGTCTTGCCAGTCACGTGCCGTTGAGTAGTGTCATCTGCCCCTTCGTGAGTGTATAATTACCAATACAAACAGTATTATCTTTTAGGTGGCTAATCAAGGAACCACCGGCATTGGCACATAGATCAAATATTCTTTGGATTTCTTGCCTATCTAGTGAGGGTCTTCAGCTTCTTATGGACTACGTATAACGAAAGGGTCGAAAGACTCTACTTGTTCGCAATGGTGGTGCTTACCGTCACGTGTAAGGACATGGGGTTCTCTTAACTGCTCACAAACGGTCAAGTGACCTTTGCAGCTTCTCACGTGCTTTGAGACCTTTTGCCAGCATCATGTAATCATAGAAATAATCACATGACTGCGGTCGCACGGTCGCGGATAGCAGTAGGTGCAGTCTTAGCCAGGATGTTCAATTCGTATTTTTGAATTAATTTCAGTCTTTTGTCTGTCGAGGAATGAGCAAGGCGGATATGTAGACTAGGGAATTTTTACCGAAGCACAGTGTTCCTGACGCTGCCTGTAATTTCGACCACAACTTTTGCCTAAGGCATGACAGGCTTTAGAGGCGGTGAGTATTCTGCAAGATACGCGAACTATAGTAGTAGGCGGTGTAAGCGACCGCGAGAACAGGAGCCTTTCCTGATCGGGTCAACGTGTTCAAATGTATGCCTGGTGAAAGGGGCATCAATGATTGGCATCCAGGCACTGTTGATGCTTATCATCTCACCATCCATGCAAATATCACCAAGACGTAAGTGCCATATGCATATCATGACGATCTACAGCATGCTTACCTCTCGTATGTTTTATCTTCTGTATAGAGATGCCCGACTAGGCCCTCCAAAGCAATACTGCGACCAGCCTTGCCTTTTGCATACCACTCGGACCAACATTCACAACACTGAGCATTCACTGATGACAACATTCTTATCACGAGGTGCAATACTTGTTATAATTGAGCTGTTACCCCCTTCTATTCCCATCTAACACACCAAAGTCGTCACATAATCCCATCTTCTAAGCTAATTACCAACACCTTCTACCTCTCACCACACAAACTCATCAGACAATGTACTGGACCAACGAAGCCAACGCCAAAGTAAGCGAGCAGAACCTACACATACACAATCTATGACAGACACAACTGACAAATGAAAGCTCTTGGTCGGTGTATTGGAGCAGATGCGTGGGAATCTCAAGCTAGATTACGAACGACTTGCCACCCACATGGGCAGCGGTACCTTAAACCCACCCTAGTATAAAACCATATCTATACAAAAGCTTATCCAGACAGACTGTACTGCCTGTGCGATTGAACAGCAGATAACAAAGCTCAAGCGTCAGGCGAACAACTCCAGTCCCACCAAGAGCACTGCTGGCAGCTCGGGTGACAAGTCGACCtcaactactactccgtcTAGTACCCCCCAGAAGCGACAGCCTGATATCGCTTGCATGTATTTTAAGCGTCCGGCTAAGAAGACCAAGTTGGATGATAAGGATGCACCCGTCTCTCCTTCTAAATTGGTAACTGTGAAGCGGGATATCGAACCGGATGTCGTCTTTGTTAAGACAGAGACTAAGTCTATGGTCATGGAAAAAATCAAGGAGGAAAGATCGTGATTGATTCCAGGTCAATATCTCTCTGTTAAAGATTGGGCGCTGGGTTAAGGGAGGAAACACCGATGTGGAATATGTTTTCTTTGAAGAACAACACGAATAGCTGAAGGACTAAACTCATACAATCAGTCTAATGCCTGAATGAAACAACAACCCGCTGCTCGAAACGTCTCATGAGCCATCAATGATTTCAGTTCCAACACCCTGGGTTCCTCGGTATGATTATAGGCAGAATCGAAGGAAGTTATCTATATTGATTTAGACTACTAAAGCCAGACGACAATAGTCCACATAGGATGAATATGTATTTTTGATCTGCTAAACAAAGAAGTCAAAGTAGACATTGTATCAGTTACTCAGATCTGACattaataagaatagttCATCATCACGACCTCGTTTTACGCTACTTCTTATGGCACAATACCCACAACCGCTACTTGTTGCTCGCTGGAAACATTCCCATCAAAATGGTCAGCTACTATAGCAGATCAGTAGACAATATCCTCTCCGTTGACAGTCTCTGCTCTTCGTTTGTTATCTCTACTCCCACTGCCCTTTGCTTGGATTCTTCGTTGCCTCGAGTATCTCTGTGTCCTGGGACAGTCTCTATCATAATTCTGCTCTTGTAATCATTAGCTAATTGCTAAATTCTACCAATTGTCATGGCTTGGAATAAGCATATGTTGTACCCTGAAGCCACTTCAGTGCCGAAAAGCAGATGTAGAAGTACAACCGGAGATCATGGCGGAAAAACTGCTGCGCCAGGCTGAACTGCATGTTGCCGAGCGTGGGGTCCGCCGAGTGTCGGTTACTGTGGTGCTCGTAGACCACTGGGTCTTTAAGATCTAGCATGTCTCTTTGTGTCACTTTGAGGGTCCTCGTTATCTGCAAGGTGACAGAGAGGCTGCCGAGTAGCAGTGTGGACAGCGATTCAAACGAAACAGGTATCGCCCGTTCAGGTAGCAATATAAGCTTGATCATGGCCTTCGATATCCGTCAGGTTTGTACCTGGTATACTGTGATACGGTCACTTCTAGGATATAATTCAACCAATGGACTTGTTCCAGCTgcaaaaaaatagatttcaATAATATTGACTTCCCATCATAATCAAAAGAGAGCTAGATTATGTCATAGGATTGTTTGATGACTGGCCCCCTTTGTAGAAGATCAGTTATATGCGCAGCGGATCATGGAAAGGAAGCACAGTGGCTGGTTGATAAGTGCCGAGCACAGAACAATCAAGTTAGTTCTATTCTCGACTGTGTGCTGGCTGTAACGTTCGTAGACACATTCTTCAACTGTTCTCCGGACAGTTAAGGATTTTGAGGAAAAGATATATGAAGTACAAGTGTAGTATAATATTGAACTAATATTCTTCTGAGACAATTCATATTGTCTGGTCTTTTGGATCTAACAGAATATTCTTTGATGGCCGAGTACAATGAAAGGGAAAGCAGACGtgagcggaggagaagggagctTCATATGACTACTAGACGTAGTGTGAATACGAGAAGTCTAATTTGGAGAGTGAATTGTAAGATTATAAGTAGTGAAACGTATCCCAGATGAATGGAATGACTGGGTTGAAATTCCACTTGGAAATGATAGGGAGAGCATGAATGTATACTAAATACTCtgttgagaaggagatctgGAAAGGTAGGCGTAGACATCAACTATAGCCATGAGACACCTCTACTTTGTAGGAATTTACTCGTCTAGCTCTACCCACAGACTACCGAAGAGTTCATCTCTCAAATCTTCTGCACCCGACGCATCTCCCCATCAACAGCCCGCAACAGTACATACAGTGTCTCCAACACCGGCGTAGGAACGCCCAACTCACGCCCCTTACGCACCGGCGTACCCACAATCACCTCAATCTCCATCGGCCGGTTATTCTCCCGGTCGATCTGCATACTCGTTCGGACTGCCCCCAGACCTTGAATGCGTGCCAATTGAGTGTCAATCAGATCATCCGGGAGAGGGACACCCGCAGCACGAGCCACGGCCACGGCCTCGCTCATGAGTCGTCGCGTGAAGGGAATGGCATCAGCAGAGGATTGCAAGAATGCTTGCGTGTCCAAAGCGGTCAGGGTCGTCAGGGTGTTCCAAGCGCAGTTCCAGATGACTTTGGACCAGCGGGTGGGTTGGATGTTGTCGTGCACCGTGTGACGAGTCTGACCTGCGGCGAGAAGGCCAGTGAAGGTGTTGAGGCGTTCAGCCTCCACTGCATCTGAAACGTTGGGGTTCGGGTAAAGGCCGAGTTCGGTGTCTTCGGATGTGGTGTGGATGACGGTGCCTGGGGTGGGCTGGGATGCTCCGACCCATGTCTGGGTGAGGTCAGTGGGGTTGGCTGTTGCGGACGTTGAGGATTGGGAAATAGACATACAACGCAGGAGATGATACTGCAGGATGGGTAGACCTCGCGGAATGGCTCTTCGTTTCCCACGCCGTTCTGGATAATCACGATTGTGGTGTCCTTGCCAATTGCCGGTGCTAGCGAATGGACGGCGCTGGCTGGGTCAATGGCCTTGTTGGTGCAGACAGCATAGTCGACTGGGTGGGTGAGTTCTGAAGGCGAGCGGACCACTTCGCGATCGGGTtagttgatgatgctggttgTGACTGCGTGAGGGAGCAGTTACCGTGGTCTGGATAGAATCGATGCTCGCCGTGGTTTGCACTTTTCAGAAGGATGCCCTGTTTGGCTGTGAGTCGGCCAGAATTCGTTCAAAATACATTAATATGACTCACATTCTCCTTAACGGCTGCGTAGTTGGACCGAGCGACCACAGTCAGACGAACTTTGTTACTACGATGCAAAATGAAGGCGTAGAAGGAGCCAATGCTGCGAGCCAGTTAGTATCATCGCCGGGCAGAGAATTGGAGGAGACTGCATACGCTCCCAGCCCATAGAGAAGGACATCAACCTGGCTGGCCATGAGCAACAAATGATTGAAAATAAACTGAATTAGAGACTGGACTGACTGACAGACAGGTAAGAGGAGTAATAGTAGTGATAGTGGTAGTAGAGCCAAGCTATAACAAATGCGGGGGTGCTTCCCCGCTCGGAACAAGTCCGAACTCGTCGGGAAAGTTGAAGAGGGCTGTTGAACCCAGTAAGATGCTGCATAAATAGGGTAAAGTCAAAGTTTCTTTCAGATATATGTACATATGATGCAAAACTCCGAACCACCCCGGTCTATCCCGTTCGCCAAATTTTTGTGGTATAATAGTACATCCGTAATCATATCGCATCACTCATGATGATCGGGCCCAGGCTCAATTCTCGGTTCTCCAATGGGCTGCATCTCGATCACTTCCGGCCCTTTCGCCGCGTCAGTTCCTCCATCTGGTGGTTTGTCAACCAGCCCAACCGCCTCTTCGTCGACAGCATACCGCCACCGCCCATCCGCCTGTAGGAACATCCGAAACCCATATCGCTTGTCCAGCCGAGTCAGATGCTCTCGCCGCTGCTCATTGGTCCAAGAATAGGTGTTGCGAAAATCACTCAACATGCGGCTGTGCGCAACCCAGGGAATGATCGCTCCAATGGATCGTGGCATCCGGGGGCCGCGAAAACGACCGCGTCGGGTGCCGAAGACGACTAACACGACCAGCGTGTCTAGCGCAATGATCACCAGCGCCATGGCCAGCGAGGGCACCGACGGGACCATGGTCCACGTATTGGAGATCTCCGTGGCATTACCGGCCGacaccacctcatccaaaGGCACCAGATACATGTTTCGCCAGATCGTGAAGTAGGTGCTCCACACCCACTGATACACAACCTGCGACTGTGTCATCAATTCCAAGGCGTTGAGCGGAACAATCTTCTCGTGCTGCCGATAGAGACGGGCCACGAGAAACCCTGCCCAGTCATATGAGGAAACATAAGACCGGTTCCGCCCTGGTTCCTCCCCCACGAAGCTCTGAGGGATGGCGGCAAAGACCTTGTTAAATTGGCCTAGAGCCATCGTCGCATTTTCATACATGGTTCCTGACGTGGTTTCCGTACCAGGAATCGGGTCTATGTCGGATATCTGACCCCGACGGTCAAAGGTCACGGAGAAATTTTGAAGTTGCACATGTGGTTCACATTGGAGCGCAATGGTGTTGTCATCGGTGAAAGGTGACTCCGAGGTATAATTCCACCGTccaaccaccagcaccgtcGACATCTGACACAAATCGGTGTCCGTGTCCGCCACCGGGGAAAGAaagtggatggagagggcaATAGCGTCGCTGGGGCGTACTAGCGACGTCATGTTAACCCTACATTGCCGACTGACATCACGGGACGGTCGATAGACAAAAAAGGTATCCTGGCCGTCTTCTCTCAAGTTCTGGGATGTCTCCAAGGTTTTGCAGTCCAGATCACTACCGATTCCGAGCGTGGTCGCCCCGTACATCAGGTCAGGGTCCGAGTCGGTGTTCTTGATCGGAGCAAATGAATGGTTCGCAGACATCCATGGCAATAATGGTACACCGCTAGTGGCGCTGTTCTGGATCAGATCGAACTCCGTGAAGTCCGGAGCGAAGTCTGTCCGTAGAAAATGGGAGTTGCTGTAATTGACGTAAAGAGATGTTGACGGCAGATAGGACTCCGTCAGTCTCTGCGTGAACAGACCACCGGCAACAACAGTCAGCAGGATGTTGGCGATGCAAGCAAGTGAGACGAGGCTTAGAAGGGTATGCCGATTCCGGACGGCTTTTCTTAAGATCGACCAAGGATTTTGTGACGCATAATTCATAGACAGCGACGTTTGAGCGGCCACCATGCCGCGCTGAAGGTGGACCCACGGCTCCAGAATGCTGATGTTGCGAAGGATCGAGTTGCATAGAGCCGCCACGGAAGATGCGACAACAGATGGGAGAAAGGAGGTTATGGCCTGCAGTAAACTGGAACTGGACTGGGAGAGATGTTGAAAACTCCCGTCGTGGGCAAGTGTGGCTGCCGTCACTCCCATCACAGCGATGACGGcagcgaggagaagaaattcgatgatgaaaatgGGTATTACCAAGAAATGCGGCATTGGGTCGACACGTGTCCGTAGTTGCTCGCTGAGAGTGACCGGGGAACCTGCTATAGTTAGCTTGAAGTCCACAGGGCTTGGAGTATATGGACTGACCGTCTGCAGTTATGATCTCGAG
This genomic window contains:
- a CDS encoding uncharacterized protein (TransMembrane:1 (i84-103o)), with product MIKLILLPERAIPVSFESLSTLLLGSLSVTLQITRTLKVTQRDMLDLKDPVVYEHHSNRHSADPTLGNMQFSLAQQFFRHDLRLYFYICFSALKWLQGTTYAYSKP
- a CDS encoding ketopantoate reductase family protein (COG:G;~EggNog:ENOG410PITC;~InterPro:IPR003710,IPR013752,IPR036291,IPR013332, IPR008927,IPR013328;~PFAM:PF02558,PF08546;~TransMembrane:1 (i7-24o);~go_function: GO:0008677 - 2-dehydropantoate 2-reductase activity [Evidence IEA];~go_function: GO:0016491 - oxidoreductase activity [Evidence IEA];~go_process: GO:0015940 - pantothenate biosynthetic process [Evidence IEA];~go_process: GO:0055114 - oxidation-reduction process [Evidence IEA]) — translated: MASQVDVLLYGLGAIGSFYAFILHRSNKVRLTVVARSNYAAVKENGILLKSANHGEHRFYPDHVVRSPSELTHPVDYAVCTNKAIDPASAVHSLAPAIGKDTTIVIIQNGVGNEEPFREVYPSCSIISCVTWVGASQPTPGTVIHTTSEDTELGLYPNPNVSDAVEAERLNTFTGLLAAGQTRHTVHDNIQPTRWSKVIWNCAWNTLTTLTALDTQAFLQSSADAIPFTRRLMSEAVAVARAAGVPLPDDLIDTQLARIQGLGAVRTSMQIDRENNRPMEIEVIVGTPVRKGRELGVPTPVLETLYVLLRAVDGEMRRVQKI